Proteins encoded in a region of the Halioglobus maricola genome:
- a CDS encoding Fe2+-dependent dioxygenase — protein sequence MVIIEQLLTKAEVADYRRQLDLVSFVDGGETAEGMAADVKRNGQADATDPAVVQLANELLGRMGSTPQLVSAALPHRIFPPCFNRYVEGETYGYHVDASIMRVPATRDVLRSDVSMTLFLSEMDEYEGGELHIATDFGHQSVKLEAGAAVVYPSSSLHRVTPVSAGVRMAAICWMQSLVADEGLLRTLYQLDRTIQSLSADAKVSREQLDSLHNVYHNLVRKHAQV from the coding sequence ATGGTGATTATTGAGCAGTTACTGACCAAAGCCGAGGTGGCCGATTACCGGCGCCAACTGGATCTCGTGTCCTTCGTCGATGGTGGCGAGACCGCCGAGGGGATGGCGGCTGATGTGAAACGCAATGGTCAGGCGGATGCGACTGACCCGGCAGTGGTGCAACTCGCCAACGAATTGCTCGGCAGGATGGGCAGCACGCCTCAGTTGGTTTCTGCAGCGTTGCCCCACCGTATATTCCCGCCCTGCTTTAACCGCTATGTGGAAGGTGAAACCTATGGGTATCACGTCGATGCGTCGATTATGCGGGTACCCGCCACTCGGGATGTGTTGCGCAGCGATGTCTCAATGACCCTGTTCCTGAGTGAAATGGATGAATACGAGGGTGGAGAGCTGCATATCGCCACTGATTTTGGTCATCAGTCAGTGAAGCTTGAGGCGGGTGCCGCCGTGGTTTATCCATCGAGCAGCTTACACAGGGTGACACCGGTCAGCGCCGGTGTGCGTATGGCGGCCATCTGCTGGATGCAGAGCCTGGTGGCGGACGAGGGGCTACTGCGAACGCTGTATCAGCTGGACCGAACTATCCAGTCGCTGTCTGCAGACGCCAAGGTGTCCCGGGAGCAACTGGATAGCCTGCACAATGTCTATCATAACCTGGTGCGTAAACACGCCCAGGTATAG
- the rpsL gene encoding 30S ribosomal protein S12, producing MATINQLVRKPRKRKLEKSDVPALQSCPQRRGVCTRVYTTTPKKPNSALRKVCRVRLTNGYEVSSYIGGEGHNLQEHSVVLIRGGRVKDLPGVRYHTVRGSLDTSGVADRRNGRSKYGAKRPK from the coding sequence ATGGCAACGATCAACCAATTGGTTCGTAAGCCCAGGAAGCGCAAGTTAGAAAAGAGCGACGTACCTGCCCTGCAAAGCTGTCCGCAGCGCCGCGGTGTTTGTACTCGCGTCTACACTACGACGCCTAAGAAGCCGAACTCTGCACTGCGTAAAGTATGTCGTGTACGCCTGACCAACGGCTACGAGGTTTCCTCGTACATCGGTGGTGAGGGTCACAACCTGCAGGAGCACAGTGTAGTTTTGATTCGTGGCGGTCGTGTGAAGGACCTTCCCGGTGTGCGTTATCACACCGTGCGTGGCAGCCTGGACACCTCCGGCGTAGCCGACCGTCGCAACGGTCGCTCGAAGTACGGTGCCAAGCGTCCGAAGTAA
- the rpsG gene encoding 30S ribosomal protein S7, whose product MPRRRVVAKREVLPDPKFGNVTLAKFMNHVMISGKKSVAETIVYGALDIVQEKLNKDPLEAFDEALENIAPMVEVKSRRVGGATYQVPVEVRPARRVALSMRWLVEYARGRGEKSMRQRLAGEIIDASQGKGNAVKKREDVHRMAEANKAFSHYRF is encoded by the coding sequence ATGCCCAGAAGAAGAGTAGTCGCCAAGCGCGAAGTACTGCCAGATCCCAAATTTGGCAATGTGACTTTGGCGAAATTCATGAACCACGTAATGATCAGTGGTAAGAAATCCGTCGCAGAGACCATCGTTTACGGTGCTCTGGACATTGTTCAGGAAAAACTGAACAAGGATCCCCTCGAAGCATTCGACGAAGCGCTGGAAAACATCGCGCCCATGGTAGAGGTTAAGTCTCGCCGCGTGGGTGGTGCTACTTACCAGGTGCCCGTTGAAGTACGTCCGGCTCGTCGTGTGGCTCTGTCCATGCGCTGGTTGGTTGAGTACGCTCGCGGCCGTGGCGAGAAGTCCATGCGCCAGCGTCTTGCCGGCGAGATCATCGACGCATCCCAGGGCAAAGGTAATGCCGTGAAGAAGCGTGAAGATGTTCACCGCATGGCTGAAGCGAACAAGGCGTTCTCGCACTACCGCTTCTAA
- the fusA gene encoding elongation factor G gives MARQTPINRYRNIGICAHVDAGKTTTTERVLFYTGLSHKIGEVHDGAATMDWMEQEQERGITITSAATTCFWKGMDAQFDQHRINIIDTPGHVDFTIEVERSLRVLDGAVVVLCGSSGVQPQTETVWRQANKYEVPRMVFVNKMDRAGADFMSVVEQLKERLGANAVPLQMTIGAEDEFKGVVDLIENKAILWSEADQGMSFEYAEVPADLIDQVEEMREFMVEAAAEANDELMEKYLEEGELSKEEIKQGIRARTLANEIVPVLGGSAFKNKGVQAVLDAVIEFMPSPTEVKAIEGHLLDKDETPATRGADDTAPFSALAFKIATDPFVGTLTFFRVYSGKLESGTAVFNSVKEKKERVGRMVQMHSNSREEIKEVLAGDIAAAVGLKDVTTGDTLCDINEPIVLERMEFPEPVISVAVEPRSQPDQEKMGVALGKLAQEDPSFRVKTDEETGQTIISGMGELHLDILVDRMKREFSVEANIGKPQVAYREAIRNTSEIEGKFVRQSGGRGQYGHVWVRFEPAEDETAEGLEFVNEIVGGIVPREYIPAVQKGIEEQMQNGVLAGYPLLGLKATLYDGSFHDVDSNEMAFKIAGSLATKKLSQEGGAVLLEPIMAVEVVTPEENMGDVVGDLNRRRGLIGGMDENPSGKVINADVPLAEMFGYATDLRSATQGRATYTMEFAKYAEAPASVAEAIISRYS, from the coding sequence GTGGCACGTCAAACGCCTATCAACAGATACCGCAATATCGGTATCTGTGCTCATGTGGACGCGGGTAAGACCACGACCACAGAGCGTGTCCTTTTCTATACAGGCCTGTCCCACAAGATTGGTGAGGTGCACGATGGTGCGGCCACCATGGATTGGATGGAACAGGAGCAGGAGCGTGGTATTACTATCACCTCAGCTGCGACAACCTGTTTTTGGAAGGGCATGGATGCGCAGTTCGACCAGCACCGCATCAATATCATCGACACCCCAGGACACGTGGACTTCACCATTGAGGTGGAGCGTTCCCTGCGTGTTCTGGACGGTGCGGTGGTAGTGCTGTGTGGGTCTTCTGGCGTGCAGCCCCAGACTGAGACAGTCTGGCGCCAGGCGAACAAGTACGAAGTGCCGCGCATGGTGTTCGTCAACAAGATGGACCGTGCCGGCGCCGATTTCATGAGCGTGGTGGAACAGTTGAAAGAGCGCCTTGGCGCCAACGCTGTTCCCCTGCAGATGACTATCGGTGCTGAGGACGAGTTCAAAGGTGTAGTTGACCTGATTGAGAATAAAGCCATTTTGTGGAGTGAGGCGGATCAAGGCATGTCCTTTGAGTACGCCGAAGTTCCCGCCGACCTGATTGATCAGGTCGAAGAGATGCGCGAATTCATGGTCGAGGCTGCAGCTGAGGCGAATGACGAGCTCATGGAAAAGTACCTCGAAGAGGGCGAGCTTTCCAAGGAAGAAATCAAGCAGGGCATCCGCGCCCGTACCCTGGCTAACGAGATCGTCCCGGTTCTGGGTGGATCTGCGTTCAAGAACAAGGGTGTGCAGGCGGTACTGGATGCCGTGATCGAATTTATGCCTTCTCCCACGGAGGTGAAGGCGATTGAAGGGCATCTGCTGGACAAGGATGAAACCCCGGCGACGCGTGGGGCGGACGATACCGCTCCCTTCTCCGCGCTGGCGTTCAAAATTGCTACCGATCCCTTTGTAGGCACGCTGACTTTCTTCCGCGTTTACTCCGGCAAACTGGAGTCTGGCACGGCTGTTTTCAACTCAGTAAAAGAGAAAAAAGAGCGTGTGGGCCGTATGGTGCAGATGCACTCCAACAGCCGTGAAGAAATCAAGGAAGTACTGGCGGGCGACATCGCCGCGGCCGTAGGGCTCAAGGATGTCACCACAGGCGACACCCTGTGCGATATCAATGAGCCGATTGTGCTGGAGCGCATGGAGTTTCCCGAGCCGGTTATCTCGGTGGCGGTAGAACCTCGTTCCCAGCCTGACCAGGAAAAGATGGGCGTGGCACTGGGCAAACTGGCTCAGGAAGACCCCTCATTCCGGGTCAAAACAGATGAAGAAACCGGCCAGACCATCATTTCGGGTATGGGCGAACTGCACCTGGATATCCTGGTGGATCGGATGAAGCGCGAGTTTAGCGTTGAAGCCAACATCGGTAAGCCCCAGGTGGCGTACCGAGAAGCCATTCGTAATACCTCGGAGATCGAAGGTAAATTTGTGCGCCAGTCTGGCGGTCGCGGCCAATATGGTCACGTCTGGGTCAGGTTTGAACCCGCCGAAGACGAAACGGCCGAGGGTCTGGAGTTCGTCAACGAAATTGTCGGTGGTATTGTGCCCAGGGAATACATTCCCGCAGTACAAAAGGGTATTGAAGAGCAGATGCAGAATGGTGTGCTGGCGGGCTACCCCCTGCTGGGCCTGAAGGCGACGCTCTATGACGGCTCATTCCACGATGTGGACTCCAACGAGATGGCGTTCAAAATCGCTGGGAGCCTGGCCACCAAGAAACTGTCGCAGGAGGGTGGCGCGGTACTGCTGGAACCCATCATGGCAGTAGAGGTCGTTACCCCTGAAGAAAATATGGGCGATGTTGTGGGCGACCTCAACCGCCGTCGTGGCCTGATTGGCGGAATGGACGAAAACCCATCCGGCAAGGTGATCAATGCTGATGTACCGCTGGCAGAGATGTTCGGTTATGCGACCGATCTGCGCAGTGCGACCCAGGGCCGCGCGACCTATACCATGGAATTTGCGAAGTATGCAGAAGCGCCGGCCAGTGTTGCCGAAGCGATTATTTCCCGGTATTCGTAA
- the tuf gene encoding elongation factor Tu, with amino-acid sequence MAKETFERTKPHVNVGTIGHVDHGKTTLTAALTRVCAEVWGGEMVAFDGIDNAPEERERGITIATSHVEYDSPDRHYAHVDCPGHADYVKNMITGAAQMDGAILVCGATDGPMPQTREHILLSRQVGVPYIVVFMNKADLLAEDCGGADTEEYEEMKELVEMELRELLDQYEFPGDDTPIICGSALMALNGEDDNELGTTAVKKLVETLDSYIPEPERAIDQSFLMPVEDVFSISGRGTVVTGRVERGIIKVGEEIEIIGIKDTQTTTCTGVEMFRKLLDEGRAGENVGILLRGTKREEVERGQVLAHPGTVNPHTKFEAEVYILSKEEGGRHTPFFKGYRPQFYFRTTDVTGACELPEGVEMVMPGDNVQMVATLIAPIAMEEGLRFAIREGGRTVGAGVVAKIIE; translated from the coding sequence ATGGCAAAAGAAACGTTTGAACGTACTAAGCCCCACGTAAACGTGGGCACCATCGGTCACGTTGACCACGGTAAAACTACCCTGACAGCGGCCCTGACTCGCGTCTGTGCTGAAGTATGGGGCGGTGAGATGGTTGCCTTTGATGGCATCGATAACGCACCGGAAGAGCGTGAGCGTGGTATCACCATCGCGACTTCCCACGTTGAATACGACTCTCCGGATCGTCACTACGCACACGTTGACTGTCCTGGACACGCCGACTACGTGAAGAACATGATCACCGGTGCTGCTCAGATGGACGGCGCGATCCTGGTTTGTGGCGCCACTGATGGCCCCATGCCCCAGACTCGCGAGCACATCCTGCTGTCTCGCCAGGTAGGCGTACCTTACATCGTTGTATTCATGAACAAGGCTGACCTGCTGGCTGAAGATTGCGGCGGCGCGGACACTGAAGAATACGAAGAGATGAAAGAGCTGGTAGAAATGGAGCTGCGTGAGCTGCTTGACCAGTACGAATTCCCCGGTGACGACACTCCCATCATCTGTGGTTCCGCCCTGATGGCGCTGAACGGCGAAGATGACAACGAGCTGGGCACCACTGCTGTGAAGAAGCTGGTTGAGACTCTGGATTCTTACATCCCTGAGCCCGAGCGTGCTATTGACCAGTCATTCCTGATGCCTGTTGAAGATGTGTTCTCTATCTCCGGTCGCGGTACTGTTGTAACCGGTCGCGTAGAGCGTGGCATCATCAAGGTTGGTGAAGAGATTGAAATCATCGGCATCAAGGACACTCAGACCACTACTTGTACTGGTGTTGAGATGTTCCGCAAGCTGCTCGACGAAGGTCGTGCTGGTGAGAACGTCGGTATTCTGCTGCGTGGCACCAAGCGTGAAGAAGTTGAGCGTGGCCAGGTTCTGGCGCACCCCGGTACTGTAAACCCTCACACCAAGTTTGAAGCTGAGGTTTACATTCTGTCCAAGGAAGAAGGTGGTCGTCATACACCTTTCTTCAAGGGCTACCGTCCGCAGTTCTACTTCCGTACCACTGACGTTACCGGCGCATGCGAACTGCCCGAGGGCGTTGAGATGGTAATGCCTGGTGACAACGTACAGATGGTTGCCACTTTGATCGCGCCTATTGCGATGGAAGAAGGCCTGCGCTTCGCGATCCGCGAAGGTGGCCGTACAGTTGGCGCTGGTGTTGTAGCCAAGATCATCGAATAA
- a CDS encoding CHASE2 domain-containing protein, with translation MRSLLDLFRQIFQYGRGRPIALVILTWTMSVSVISELPLEQGTAELAGNVTGAFTKARQFLFDSYQKNYPRKPLSQPVTIVAIDELSLSKVGQWPWPRTKLAALLDAIGNYQPAAVGLDMYMPEADQTSPQQLAQGLPADTDPAIGEALRQLPDHDAVLAESLYLLPSVLGAAGFDHTSYTTSAGMRTKPLLVTGASPLPHVRKFEAVLASLPELQAAAWGQAILSVDLEFGVVRRIPLVAAIGDTVVPGLPMEMLRVATGEKAIRLDVGKQGINSVAIADLVVPTQPAGDIWLHFSRIEDTVSRYVSAAEVLDGTIDPSMLQGKLVMLGLTGSGLHDMRTTALGELVPGIEIQAQVLESLFDGRMILRPWWMKWLETSLILFLGLLLIWYIPRSESPLARFLRAVPRASAWITLSINLLLIACGYLLFRYQGILFDASSFFIILSSVIGSLIASALIEIGREEEQRAAEQQRVREAASLIAGEFALALDTPIHGSYMHNRNTMRQLTHALASEVARQSGYQQEMASIDIDELARAAEYCDLGLAQVSPATLNSSGSLNTEQREEIATHAELGALAAKAVREGIENRGGGDNDPSLAFLTTLEEVARSHHENWDGSGYPNQLVGENIPLTARIVAIVDTWESLSSDRPWRVRLTREAALEVIRSESGSRFDPELVNCFCKVLAQK, from the coding sequence ATGCGTTCGCTACTGGACCTGTTCAGGCAAATCTTCCAATACGGTCGTGGCCGGCCCATCGCGCTGGTCATCCTGACCTGGACCATGTCGGTCAGCGTGATCTCCGAGCTACCCCTGGAACAGGGCACGGCCGAGCTCGCGGGTAACGTCACCGGCGCCTTCACCAAGGCCCGCCAGTTCCTGTTCGACAGCTACCAGAAAAACTACCCACGAAAGCCTCTCTCACAGCCGGTCACCATCGTCGCCATCGACGAGCTAAGCCTGTCAAAAGTCGGCCAGTGGCCCTGGCCCAGAACCAAACTCGCCGCGCTGCTGGATGCCATCGGCAATTACCAGCCGGCAGCAGTGGGCCTGGATATGTACATGCCCGAAGCAGACCAGACCTCGCCGCAGCAACTGGCGCAAGGACTACCTGCTGATACAGATCCGGCAATAGGTGAGGCGCTGCGTCAACTTCCAGATCACGACGCGGTACTCGCAGAATCACTCTACCTGCTGCCCTCGGTGCTCGGCGCAGCGGGATTCGATCACACGTCCTACACAACCAGTGCCGGCATGCGCACCAAACCACTTCTCGTAACAGGCGCGTCTCCGCTGCCACATGTCCGCAAGTTCGAGGCCGTTCTCGCCAGCCTGCCCGAATTACAGGCCGCGGCCTGGGGCCAGGCCATTCTAAGTGTTGACCTGGAGTTCGGGGTTGTCAGGCGTATCCCTCTGGTCGCGGCCATCGGCGACACCGTGGTTCCCGGGCTCCCCATGGAAATGCTGCGCGTGGCTACCGGTGAAAAAGCCATCAGGCTTGATGTGGGCAAGCAGGGTATCAACAGTGTGGCAATCGCCGACCTCGTGGTTCCCACCCAGCCTGCAGGCGATATCTGGCTGCACTTTTCCCGCATCGAAGACACTGTCTCCCGCTACGTCTCCGCTGCAGAGGTGCTCGACGGCACCATCGACCCCAGCATGCTGCAAGGCAAGCTGGTGATGCTCGGGCTCACCGGTTCGGGACTACACGATATGCGCACTACAGCCCTCGGCGAGCTGGTGCCTGGCATAGAGATACAGGCGCAAGTGCTGGAAAGTCTGTTCGACGGCCGCATGATTCTTCGCCCCTGGTGGATGAAATGGCTGGAAACCAGTCTCATTCTTTTTCTAGGCTTACTGCTCATCTGGTATATACCCCGCAGTGAGTCGCCTCTGGCGCGTTTTTTGAGAGCCGTTCCCCGCGCTTCTGCCTGGATAACCCTGAGTATCAACCTGCTGCTCATCGCCTGTGGCTACCTGCTGTTTCGCTATCAGGGAATACTGTTTGACGCATCCTCCTTCTTTATCATCCTGTCGAGTGTTATCGGCAGCCTGATCGCTAGCGCCCTGATTGAAATCGGTCGCGAGGAAGAGCAACGCGCAGCCGAGCAACAGCGTGTGCGAGAAGCAGCCAGCCTGATCGCCGGGGAATTCGCGTTGGCTCTCGACACGCCGATCCACGGCAGCTACATGCACAACCGAAACACCATGCGTCAGCTCACTCACGCACTGGCGAGTGAAGTTGCTCGCCAATCGGGCTACCAACAGGAGATGGCATCGATAGATATAGATGAACTGGCCCGCGCCGCCGAGTACTGCGACCTGGGGTTAGCGCAGGTTTCACCAGCCACCCTGAATAGCAGTGGCTCGCTAAACACCGAACAAAGAGAAGAAATTGCGACCCACGCAGAACTCGGAGCACTGGCTGCAAAAGCGGTGCGCGAAGGCATCGAAAATCGCGGAGGCGGAGACAACGACCCGTCGTTGGCTTTTCTCACGACCCTGGAAGAAGTCGCACGGTCGCATCACGAGAATTGGGACGGCAGCGGATACCCCAACCAGTTAGTAGGAGAGAATATTCCGCTGACCGCACGCATCGTCGCCATCGTCGACACCTGGGAGAGTCTGAGCAGCGACCGACCGTGGCGTGTGCGCCTGACCCGGGAGGCGGCGCTGGAAGTCATCCGATCGGAGTCAGGAAGCAGGTTCGACCCCGAGCTCGTCAATTGTTTTTGCAAAGTGCTGGCGCAAAAATAA
- a CDS encoding OmpA family protein — MWGFLLIPAAMIVGAFLTQPEPPPQPTDTIILLPDEDGSVGTLVVSGSTGQTTLNSAYATAQADSAGGLSAGTTSAAAVENEFGAMLAATPAAPRSFVVTFKSGSADTLSAESQAEVDEIKRYLLTLPAPEIQVIGHTDRVGSVEDNDRLSRARADTVKQFISDAGVTAVRIDSSGRGEREPVVATADGRAEARNRRVEIRVR, encoded by the coding sequence ATGTGGGGCTTTCTTCTAATTCCCGCGGCTATGATAGTCGGCGCATTCCTGACCCAGCCAGAGCCGCCACCGCAGCCCACCGACACCATTATTCTGCTGCCAGACGAAGACGGTAGCGTGGGTACGCTCGTCGTTAGTGGTAGTACAGGCCAGACCACGCTCAACTCCGCGTATGCAACGGCCCAGGCGGACAGCGCCGGTGGCCTGTCCGCAGGAACAACCAGCGCCGCCGCTGTAGAAAATGAATTTGGTGCGATGCTGGCCGCGACGCCAGCGGCGCCAAGATCCTTTGTAGTCACCTTCAAATCAGGCTCAGCCGACACCCTCTCCGCCGAATCCCAGGCCGAGGTGGATGAGATAAAACGCTACTTGCTAACCCTGCCAGCGCCGGAGATCCAGGTCATCGGTCACACTGACCGGGTCGGTTCCGTCGAAGACAACGACCGCCTGTCGCGGGCCAGGGCTGATACCGTGAAGCAATTTATTTCAGACGCCGGTGTGACTGCCGTGCGCATAGACAGCAGTGGGCGCGGCGAACGAGAACCGGTTGTAGCCACCGCCGACGGCCGCGCCGAGGCGCGTAACCGGCGGGTAGAAATTCGTGTCCGCTGA
- a CDS encoding FecR family protein, which translates to MRPAVALLMLSLAPLTLAGEAAGTIKISRGDAHIVRGGQQLPATPGQHVEVSDSILTGSDGTVGITLNDDTRLTAGPDSTLELRRFVFDSTTHQGSLDASVQRGSLSVISGKIAKASPEAVSFSSPSVTLGVRGTRFIIKAGQEEN; encoded by the coding sequence ATGCGCCCTGCTGTCGCACTTCTGATGCTTTCCCTTGCACCGCTAACACTCGCCGGTGAGGCTGCCGGCACCATCAAAATTAGCCGAGGCGATGCACATATCGTGCGCGGGGGCCAACAATTACCCGCCACGCCCGGCCAGCACGTGGAGGTCAGCGACAGCATCCTGACCGGTAGCGATGGAACGGTAGGTATCACCCTGAACGACGACACCAGACTCACCGCGGGCCCGGACAGCACCCTCGAGCTGCGTCGGTTTGTCTTTGACTCCACCACGCATCAGGGCAGCCTGGACGCGTCAGTCCAGCGAGGCTCTCTCTCTGTCATCTCAGGCAAGATAGCCAAGGCCAGCCCGGAAGCTGTCAGTTTCAGTTCGCCTTCGGTCACTCTCGGTGTACGCGGAACCCGCTTTATTATCAAAGCCGGTCAAGAGGAGAACTGA
- a CDS encoding glutathione peroxidase, whose protein sequence is MTTVFDFTVQNAAGADRPLDEFKGQVLLIVNTASKCGFTPQFEGLEELYEQYKDKGVSIVGFPCNQFGKQDPGSNDEIQEFCQLNYGVSFPMMGKIEVNGSGADPLFKHLKDEAPGLLTKNIKWNFTKFLVNPAGEVVKRYAPTVKPKDIEKDIQALLA, encoded by the coding sequence GTGACCACCGTATTCGATTTTACTGTCCAGAACGCCGCCGGCGCCGATCGCCCTCTCGATGAGTTCAAGGGACAGGTACTGCTGATCGTAAACACTGCCTCCAAATGCGGCTTCACCCCGCAGTTCGAGGGCCTTGAAGAGCTGTACGAACAATACAAGGACAAAGGCGTCTCCATTGTAGGGTTTCCTTGCAACCAATTCGGCAAGCAGGACCCTGGAAGCAATGATGAGATCCAGGAATTCTGCCAGCTCAATTACGGCGTCTCATTCCCCATGATGGGTAAAATTGAGGTCAATGGCTCCGGCGCTGACCCGCTGTTCAAGCACCTGAAAGACGAAGCACCCGGCCTGCTCACCAAAAACATCAAATGGAACTTCACCAAGTTCCTGGTAAACCCCGCGGGCGAGGTGGTAAAACGCTACGCCCCAACGGTGAAGCCGAAAGACATTGAGAAGGACATTCAGGCGCTGCTGGCCTGA
- a CDS encoding fatty acid desaturase, whose protein sequence is MSNSPTKPPLEKINVAVFVGLPMIALVAVPAWGIYHGFSLAQWLWALVFLYLNGLSITGGYHRLWSHKAYEAHPALKWFYALWGAGALQNSILIWASDHRRHHRFVDDNEQDPYSAGRGLWFSHMGWMLREYRTNEQDFSNAKDLQRDPIVMFQHNHYVALTVLMNVGLPLLLGFYLGDVIGTLLLVGLLRLIVNHHVTFFINSLAHFWGTRPYTETNSARDNGFLAFLTYGEGYHNYHHIFQTDYRNGIRWWQWDPTKWLISGCSRVGLASKLVRVPEIKIQRAILDTQFKRARAQMDEAHSSDTLRAKFEREYQQFTESVNEWTALQAQRYEAKKAELGGALGEKRARLQEKWETATLRTKFKEVEYSLKMQRKRMELLMKEIQLHAQAQPA, encoded by the coding sequence ATGAGCAATTCCCCAACCAAGCCCCCATTGGAAAAGATCAACGTCGCCGTTTTTGTCGGGCTGCCCATGATCGCACTGGTCGCTGTCCCTGCGTGGGGCATCTACCACGGTTTTAGCCTCGCCCAGTGGCTATGGGCGCTCGTCTTCCTGTACCTCAACGGATTGTCCATTACCGGTGGTTATCACCGCCTGTGGTCGCACAAGGCCTACGAAGCGCACCCCGCACTCAAGTGGTTCTACGCTCTCTGGGGCGCCGGCGCACTGCAAAACAGCATTTTGATCTGGGCCTCTGATCACCGTCGCCATCACCGCTTCGTCGATGACAACGAGCAGGACCCCTACTCCGCAGGCCGCGGCTTGTGGTTCAGCCACATGGGCTGGATGCTGCGTGAGTACCGCACCAACGAGCAGGACTTCAGCAACGCCAAAGACCTGCAGCGCGACCCGATCGTCATGTTCCAGCACAACCACTACGTGGCCCTCACCGTTCTCATGAACGTCGGCCTGCCGTTGCTGCTCGGCTTCTACCTCGGCGATGTTATCGGCACCCTACTGCTGGTCGGCCTGCTCCGTCTGATCGTGAATCACCACGTCACCTTCTTCATCAATTCTCTTGCCCACTTCTGGGGCACCCGCCCATACACAGAAACCAACAGCGCGCGAGACAATGGCTTCCTGGCCTTTCTGACCTATGGCGAGGGCTACCACAATTACCACCACATCTTCCAAACTGACTACCGCAATGGCATCCGCTGGTGGCAGTGGGATCCCACCAAGTGGCTGATTAGCGGCTGCTCCCGTGTGGGCCTGGCCAGCAAGTTGGTCCGCGTACCCGAGATCAAGATACAACGCGCCATTCTCGACACCCAGTTCAAGCGCGCTCGTGCGCAGATGGACGAAGCCCACAGTTCAGACACGCTGCGCGCCAAGTTCGAGCGGGAATACCAGCAGTTTACGGAATCCGTCAATGAGTGGACCGCTCTGCAGGCCCAACGTTACGAAGCCAAAAAAGCAGAGCTAGGTGGCGCTCTGGGTGAAAAACGCGCCCGCCTGCAGGAGAAGTGGGAAACCGCCACACTGCGCACCAAGTTCAAGGAAGTGGAGTACTCCCTGAAAATGCAGCGCAAGCGCATGGAACTGCTGATGAAGGAAATCCAGCTGCACGCCCAGGCACAACCCGCCTGA